One window from the genome of Rhodohalobacter barkolensis encodes:
- a CDS encoding type II toxin-antitoxin system RelE/ParE family toxin → MTIKFHSEAKKEFFEAADYYEEQVVGLGDVFIDEVEKVLDVIEQQPASGTKITKTERRFLVSRFPYGIIYSVEEDQITIFAVMNLKRKPGYWKSRT, encoded by the coding sequence GTGACAATTAAATTTCATTCGGAAGCCAAAAAAGAATTTTTTGAAGCAGCCGACTATTACGAGGAACAGGTCGTTGGCTTAGGTGATGTTTTTATTGATGAGGTAGAAAAAGTATTGGATGTAATCGAGCAGCAGCCAGCTTCGGGGACCAAAATCACAAAAACTGAACGAAGATTTTTAGTGTCGCGCTTTCCCTACGGAATTATCTACTCAGTTGAAGAAGATCAGATTACAATATTTGCTGTAATGAATTTAAAGCGTAAACCGGGGTACTGGAAATCTCGAACTTAA
- a CDS encoding FitA-like ribbon-helix-helix domain-containing protein, which produces MPSITVKNIPKEIYDRVREQANAHHRSINSEIIVCLEQAVKPQQVSTDDILQEARRLRKKAKGSLSSEEIESAINQGRP; this is translated from the coding sequence ATGCCTAGTATCACAGTCAAAAACATTCCCAAGGAAATTTATGATCGTGTCCGTGAGCAGGCCAACGCACACCATCGCAGTATCAACAGTGAAATTATTGTCTGTTTGGAGCAAGCTGTTAAACCTCAACAGGTTTCCACTGACGATATTTTGCAAGAAGCACGTCGATTGCGTAAAAAGGCAAAAGGAAGCCTCTCTTCCGAAGAGATTGAATCTGCTATTAATCAGGGTCGTCCATGA
- a CDS encoding type II toxin-antitoxin system VapC family toxin, which yields MIVVDTNILAHFWLPSDSTDLCDLLFQKDPQWVAPILWRSEFRNVVTLYLRKELIDLAQALLIMEKAELQMKDQQFQVNSVQVLHHVSYSTCSSYDCEFVSLAKDLDLELVTMDNQILQEFPDIAKHPKNVVES from the coding sequence ATGATCGTAGTAGATACTAATATTCTTGCTCACTTCTGGCTGCCATCAGATTCAACGGATCTTTGTGACCTACTCTTCCAAAAAGATCCACAGTGGGTAGCCCCTATTCTTTGGAGAAGTGAATTTCGAAATGTAGTAACGCTGTATTTAAGAAAAGAGTTGATCGATTTAGCACAAGCATTGCTGATTATGGAGAAGGCTGAACTTCAAATGAAAGATCAACAGTTTCAGGTGAACTCAGTGCAAGTCCTTCATCATGTTAGTTACTCGACTTGTTCTTCCTACGATTGTGAATTTGTCAGCTTAGCCAAGGACCTTGATCTTGAACTTGTTACTATGGACAACCAAATTCTACAAGAGTTTCCAGACATAGCCAAACATCCAAAGAATGTAGTTGAGTCGTAA
- a CDS encoding serine hydrolase domain-containing protein yields MASFKILLINLIGLLFLFAPLDLFSQTYADSSAVAQLDSIFSDWDSETNPGCAVGVSQEGRPLVMRAYGMADLENPTPNTPSTIFEAGSVSKQFVSASMILLALEGEISLEGDVREIIPELPDYGETITWRHLLNHTSGLRDWGSVASISGWGRSNRTHNHDHVLDIVSRQSRLNLPPGERYSYSNTGYNLMAIAIERITGEPFADYSNSEIFEPLGMTSTQWRDDYTRIVKGRSSAYSGQAGDEEYTINRPIENVHGNGGLLTTVGDLLAWTYAIQSGYFGEEFHQELIKQGVLESGRTISYASAVRVDEDHGYRQITHTGATSGYRAYLSIYPEVDLSVALLCNVTGASPGSLGSAVSEVFLEERDADETQPEKGIVQRSDEQLKEWTGIWSDPRNYRATEITWEDGELRLNGNTTLHPISGTEVRVGSSETLYRFVDRGDDHPHIQVVREGFEEEVLNPENSAEEFDESWTDFAGIYASPDAETEVRIELKGDQLVAYRRPAEMFELEPVYENTYLAQGWGLVRFVMDENDEVNEFIYSSGRVYDLRFERK; encoded by the coding sequence ATGGCCTCATTCAAAATTTTACTGATAAACCTGATCGGTTTACTCTTCTTATTTGCTCCATTGGATCTGTTTTCTCAAACCTATGCCGACAGTTCTGCAGTTGCTCAGCTCGATTCCATTTTCAGCGACTGGGATTCTGAAACCAATCCCGGTTGCGCGGTTGGAGTTTCTCAGGAGGGACGTCCATTGGTGATGCGAGCCTACGGGATGGCTGACCTGGAAAATCCGACACCTAATACCCCCTCAACCATTTTTGAAGCAGGGTCAGTTTCCAAACAGTTTGTTTCCGCATCCATGATTCTACTGGCACTTGAAGGAGAGATTTCATTGGAGGGTGATGTCAGGGAGATCATTCCCGAACTCCCTGACTATGGAGAGACGATCACCTGGCGCCATCTGTTGAACCACACGTCAGGACTAAGAGACTGGGGAAGTGTAGCTTCCATTTCTGGTTGGGGACGATCTAACCGAACGCACAACCACGATCATGTTCTGGATATTGTGAGCCGGCAGTCACGGCTCAACTTACCGCCGGGTGAACGCTACTCCTACAGCAACACCGGCTACAACCTGATGGCAATTGCTATCGAGCGTATTACGGGTGAACCATTTGCTGATTATTCCAATAGTGAAATATTTGAACCGCTTGGAATGACCTCCACTCAGTGGCGGGACGACTACACCCGAATTGTTAAAGGCAGAAGTTCAGCCTATTCCGGTCAGGCCGGAGATGAGGAGTACACCATCAACCGGCCGATTGAAAATGTGCACGGAAATGGCGGTTTGCTTACAACAGTCGGTGACTTGCTGGCCTGGACGTATGCCATTCAATCCGGCTACTTCGGTGAGGAGTTTCATCAAGAACTTATCAAACAGGGAGTGCTCGAGAGTGGCAGAACCATCTCCTATGCATCGGCCGTACGTGTGGATGAAGATCACGGGTATCGTCAGATCACTCACACCGGCGCAACCAGCGGTTACAGAGCTTATCTGAGCATCTATCCGGAAGTAGATCTTTCTGTAGCTCTGCTGTGTAATGTGACCGGCGCCAGTCCGGGAAGTCTGGGCAGTGCTGTTTCGGAGGTTTTTCTTGAAGAGCGGGATGCTGATGAAACTCAACCTGAAAAAGGAATTGTTCAGCGGAGTGACGAGCAACTTAAAGAGTGGACCGGAATCTGGAGTGATCCGAGAAATTATCGGGCCACAGAAATTACGTGGGAAGATGGCGAACTGAGGTTAAATGGAAATACAACTCTCCATCCAATCTCCGGAACGGAAGTTCGAGTTGGCAGCTCAGAAACTCTCTATCGCTTTGTGGATCGCGGAGATGACCACCCACACATTCAGGTTGTTCGGGAAGGTTTTGAAGAGGAGGTTCTCAATCCTGAAAACTCTGCGGAAGAATTTGATGAATCTTGGACTGATTTTGCAGGAATTTATGCGAGTCCGGATGCAGAAACGGAAGTCCGAATTGAGCTGAAGGGAGATCAATTGGTGGCATACCGGCGTCCGGCTGAAATGTTTGAACTGGAGCCTGTTTACGAAAATACATATTTGGCTCAGGGTTGGGGTTTAGTCCGATTTGTAATGGATGAAAATGACGAGGTAAATGAATTTATCTACAGCAGTGGCAGGGTATATGATCTTCGGTTTGAAAGGAAATAA